Proteins from a single region of Synchiropus splendidus isolate RoL2022-P1 chromosome 3, RoL_Sspl_1.0, whole genome shotgun sequence:
- the LOC128756212 gene encoding glyoxal reductase-like translates to MSCPTAGPTVLLNSGAQMPILGLGTYKLRSQDEVLTAVDAALGCGYRSFDSAAVYQNESELGKALRELMPKYGLTRGDVFVTSKLDPKDHGEKAREAVLHSLDLLQLDYIDLLLIHWPGTRGMPVQDDRNTGNRAQSWITLEELYAEGKLKNIGVSNYTPTHMRQLVKDCKVRPAVLQVEFHPRLCQKELRSVCAELGVCFQAYSSLGKGEFISDPVVAEIATKYGRTSAQVLLRWAVQQGVPVLPKSSNPDRIKENAAIFDFTLDDTDMDRLSALDCGQRVCWDPSGVV, encoded by the exons ATGTCCTGTCCAACTGCCGGCCCAACTGTCCTTCTGAATTCAGGAGCGCAGATGCCGATTCTAGGATTGGGCACCTATAAACTACGTAGTCAAGATGAAGTCCTGACAGCTGTCGATGCTGCTTTGGGGTGTGGTTACAGATCCTTTGATAGTGCCGCTGTGTACCAGAATGAGTCGGAACTGGGAAAAGCTTTGAGGGAGTTGATGCCAAAATATGGTTTAACCCGGGGCGACGTGTTTGTCACCAG TAAGCTGGATCCCAAAGATCATGGGGAGAAGGCCCGGGAGGCTGTCCTGCACAGTCTggacctgctgcagctggactaCATTGACCTTCTGCTCATTCACTGGCCTGGCACACGAGGAATGCCAGTCCAAGATGATCGAAACACTG GAAACAGAGCACAGAGTTGGATCACTCTGGAGGAGCTGTATGCTGAAGGGAAGCTGAAGAACATTGGCGTTTCAAACTACACACCGACACACATGAGACAGCTGGTGAAGGATTGCAAAGTTCGGCCTGCAGTGCTGCAG GTTGAGTTCCACCCTCGACTCTGCCAGAAGGAGCtcaggagtgtgtgtgcagagctgggtgtgtgttttcaggcCTATTCCTCTCTGGGTAAAGGGGAGTTTATCTCTGACCCTGTGGTCGCAGAGattgcgaccaaatatggacgaACATCTGCTCAG GTCCTGCTGCGATGGGCTGTTCAGCAGGGAGTCCCAGTCCTCCCCAAGTCCTCGAACCCAGACAGAATCAAGGAAAACGCTGCCATCTTTGACTTCACTCTGGATGACACTGACATGGATCGGCTGTCAGCTTTAGACTGTGGACAGAGAGTCTGCTGGGACCCCTCCGGGGTGGTCTGA
- the badb gene encoding BCL2 associated agonist of cell death b, with protein MAAKFSISDSDSETSEVVEEGDKKQSHVRPDQLLPGDLTFPEHRTAGRIRVNSESHASSLSRDEELQGRGEEEAGTPTEGAGFRGRSKSAPPAFWAAKKYGRQLRRMSDEFDSLLDKGEMKRVKSGASSRPIHHSKTWWSYLFSHQETEGENNLHDNHTHRNE; from the exons ATGGCTGCAAAATTCTCCATCTCCGACAGTGACTCTGAGACCTCTGAGGTAGTAGAAGAGGGCGATAAGAAGCAGTCACATGTCAGACCAGACCAGCTCCTTCCTGGAGACCTCACTTTTCCTGAGCACAGGACGGCAG GTCGCATCCGCGTAAACTCAGAATCCCATGCCTCCTCGCTCTCCAGAGATGAGGAGCTCCAGGGTCGTGGGGAGGAAGAGGCTGGTACACCCACTGAAGGCGCAGGATTTCGAGGCCGCTCAAAATCGGCACCACCTGCTTTCTGGGCAGCTAAGAAGTACGGCCGACAGCTGCGAAGGATGAGTGACGAGTTTGACAGCCTGCTGGACAAAGGG GAAATGAAGCGGGTGAAAAGCGGTGCATCATCTCGACCCATCCATCACTCAAAGACCTGGTGGAGTTATCTGTTTAGTCACCAGGAAACGGAGGGAGAGAATAATCTCCATGACAACCACACTCATCGTAACGAGTAA
- the LOC128755901 gene encoding glyoxal reductase-like produces MSCPTASSGPTVLLNSGAQMPILGLGTYELRSQDEVLTAVDAALACGYRSFDSAAIYQNESELGKALRELMPKYGLTRGDVFVTSKLDPRDQGEKAREGVLHSLDLLQLDYIDLLLIHWPGTEGMPVQDPRNIGNRAQSWIALEQLYAEGKLKNIGVSNYTPTHMRQLVKDCKVRPAVLQVEFHPRLCQKELRSVCAELGVCFQAYSSLGKGEFISDPVVAEIATKYGRTSAQVLLRWAVQQGVPVLPKSSNPDRIKENAAIFDFTLDDTDMDRLSALDCGQRTDPWDPSGVV; encoded by the exons ATGTCCTGTCCGACAGCCTCATCCGGCCCAACTGTCCTCCTGAATTCAGGAGCGCAGATGCCGATTCTGGGATTGGGCACCTATGAACTTCGTAGTCAAGATGAAGTCCTGACAGCTGTCGATGCTGCTTTGGCATGTGGTTACAGATCCTTTGATAGTGCCGCTATCTACCAGAACGAGTCGGAACTGGGAAAAGCTTTGAGGGAGTTGATGCCGAAATATGGTTTAACCCGGGGTGATGTGTTTGTCACCAG TAAGCTGGATCCCAGAGATCAGGGGGAGAAGGCCCGGGAGGGTGTCCTGCACAGTCTGGACCTGCTCCAGCTGGACTACATTGACCTTCTGCTCATTCACTGGCCTGGCACTGAAGGAATGCCGGTCCAAGACCCTCGAAACATTG GAAACAGAGCACAGAGTTGGATCGCTCTGGAGCAGCTGTATGCTGAAGGGAAGCTGAAGAACATTGGCGTTTCAAACTACACACCGACACACATGAGACAGCTGGTGAAGGATTGCAAAGTTCGGCCTGCAGTGCTGCAG GTTGAGTTCCACCCTCGACTCTGCCAGAAGGAGCtcaggagtgtgtgtgcagagctgggtgtgtgttttcaggcCTATTCCTCTCTGGGTAAAGGGGAGTTTATCTCTGACCCTGTGGTCGCAGAGattgcgaccaaatatggacgaACATCTGCTCAG GTCCTGCTGCGATGGGCTGTTCAGCAGGGAGTCCCAGTCCTCCCCAAGTCCTCGAACCCAGACAGAATCAAGGAAAACGCTGCCATCTTTGACTTCACTCTGGATGACACTGACATGGATCGGCTTTCAGCTTTAGACTGTGGACAGAGGACAGACCCCTGGGACCCCTCCGGGGTGGTCTGA